One region of Lactobacillus johnsonii genomic DNA includes:
- the galE gene encoding UDP-glucose 4-epimerase GalE: MRVLVIGGAGYIGSHAVRKLIEEGNDVVVLDSLYTGHRKAVDKRAKFYQGDIEDTNLVSKILRDENIDAVMHFAAYSLVGESVKKPLKYYDNNVSGMISLLQAMEDAKVKYLVFSSSAATYGIPEKLPITEDTPLNPINPYGETKMMMEKIMHWADKANGIKSIALRYFNVAGASSDGSIGEDHGPETHLIPNILKSAIAGDGNFTIFGDDYNTKDGTNVRDYVQVEDLIDAHILALKHVMDTNKSDVFNLGTAQGYSNLEILEAAKKVTGIDIPYTIGARRGGDPDSLVADSSKARKVLGWKPKHEDVDDVIATAWNWHKSHPKGYEDK, from the coding sequence ATGCGAGTATTAGTTATCGGCGGAGCTGGTTACATTGGCTCTCACGCTGTTAGAAAATTAATTGAAGAAGGAAACGATGTTGTTGTCCTTGATTCTCTCTACACTGGTCACAGAAAAGCTGTCGACAAGAGAGCTAAATTCTATCAAGGTGACATTGAAGATACTAATTTAGTAAGCAAAATCTTACGTGATGAAAATATTGACGCAGTAATGCACTTTGCTGCTTACTCATTAGTTGGTGAATCAGTTAAGAAACCTTTGAAATACTACGATAATAATGTTTCTGGGATGATTTCACTACTTCAAGCTATGGAAGATGCTAAAGTTAAATATTTAGTCTTCTCTTCTAGTGCTGCTACTTACGGTATTCCTGAAAAATTACCAATTACTGAAGACACTCCATTAAATCCAATTAACCCATATGGTGAAACTAAGATGATGATGGAAAAGATTATGCACTGGGCTGACAAGGCTAATGGTATTAAGTCAATCGCTCTTCGTTACTTCAATGTAGCTGGTGCTTCAAGTGATGGTTCAATCGGTGAAGATCACGGACCTGAAACTCACTTGATTCCTAACATTTTAAAGAGTGCTATTGCGGGCGACGGTAACTTCACTATTTTTGGGGATGACTATAACACTAAAGATGGTACTAACGTCCGTGACTACGTTCAAGTTGAAGACCTAATTGATGCTCATATCTTAGCTCTTAAGCACGTGATGGACACTAATAAATCTGATGTCTTTAACTTAGGTACTGCCCAAGGATACTCTAACTTAGAAATTCTTGAAGCTGCTAAGAAAGTTACTGGTATCGACATTCCTTACACTATTGGTGCAAGAAGAGGCGGAGACCCTGATTCCTTAGTTGCTGACTCAAGCAAAGCTCGTAAAGTTTTAGGTTGGAAGCCAAAACATGAAGATGTTGATGACGTAATTGCCACTGCTTGGAACTGGCACAAGAGTCACCCAAAGGGTTACGAAGATAAATAA
- a CDS encoding TIGR02452 family protein, protein MGIVEQHVRMAKKHNEIIGKKYKAEIKCSAMQSKIFTNASEVKYTGNNYPILSFKNIDSAHAGISLKEKDPNLKVAILNFANYTIPGGGYLHGALAQEEVLCHQSDLYQVLIKFSQYYSWNQINLNQNLYEHRAIYTPNIVFTNLDGSFVNTLDVITCAAPCYTIAKHNNISYEKACIVLKKEWNL, encoded by the coding sequence ATGGGAATTGTAGAACAACATGTACGAATGGCAAAAAAGCATAATGAAATAATAGGGAAAAAATATAAGGCTGAGATAAAGTGTAGTGCCATGCAAAGTAAAATATTTACCAATGCCTCAGAAGTGAAATATACAGGAAATAATTATCCTATTTTAAGTTTTAAAAATATAGATTCAGCACATGCGGGAATATCTCTAAAAGAAAAAGATCCTAATCTAAAAGTAGCTATTCTTAATTTTGCAAATTACACCATACCAGGAGGAGGCTACTTACACGGAGCACTAGCTCAAGAAGAAGTTTTATGTCATCAATCAGATCTTTATCAAGTTCTAATCAAATTTTCTCAATACTATAGCTGGAATCAAATTAATCTCAATCAAAACTTATATGAACATCGTGCTATTTATACTCCTAATATTGTATTTACAAATTTAGACGGAAGTTTTGTTAATACACTAGACGTTATCACTTGTGCTGCTCCTTGTTATACTATCGCCAAACATAATAACATTTCTTATGAAAAAGCTTGTATAGTACTAAAAAAAGAATGGAATTTGTAA
- a CDS encoding aldo/keto reductase, with translation MKFNSIEDTYTLNNGVKIPIIGFGTWQTPDGDVAKHVVEAALNSGYRHIDTAAAYGNEESVGEGIKNSGINRHDLFITTKLWNSDHGYKESKAAIDRSLQNLGTDYLDLYLIHWPNPLALRDHWAEANAESWRAMEEAVKAGKIRAIGVSNFRKHHLEELLKTAEIKPAVNQIMLNPSDLQSDVVKVNEELGLLSEAYSPLGTGGLLGNEVVGEIANEVGKSPAQVLIRWSLEHGFLPLPKSVHDKYIAANIDVFDFELNDEQMSKLDSLHGVSGLATDPDTANF, from the coding sequence ATGAAATTTAATTCAATTGAAGATACATATACATTGAATAATGGTGTCAAAATTCCGATTATTGGTTTTGGTACTTGGCAAACTCCAGACGGGGATGTGGCAAAACACGTAGTTGAAGCAGCATTGAATAGTGGATATAGACATATTGATACTGCTGCAGCTTATGGAAATGAAGAAAGTGTAGGAGAGGGAATTAAGAATAGTGGCATTAACCGCCATGACTTATTTATCACTACTAAACTTTGGAATTCAGATCACGGTTATAAAGAATCAAAAGCTGCAATTGATAGAAGTTTGCAAAATTTAGGGACAGATTATTTAGATTTATATTTAATTCACTGGCCTAATCCATTGGCTCTTCGAGATCACTGGGCTGAAGCAAATGCAGAAAGCTGGAGAGCTATGGAAGAAGCAGTTAAGGCGGGTAAGATTAGAGCTATTGGAGTTTCTAATTTTAGAAAGCATCACCTAGAGGAATTGCTTAAAACTGCAGAAATAAAACCAGCCGTTAACCAAATTATGCTTAATCCAAGTGATTTACAATCAGATGTAGTGAAAGTAAATGAAGAGCTAGGATTATTAAGTGAAGCATACAGTCCATTAGGCACTGGTGGTTTATTAGGAAATGAAGTTGTTGGCGAAATAGCTAATGAAGTCGGAAAATCACCGGCTCAAGTTTTAATTCGTTGGTCGCTAGAACATGGATTTTTACCTTTACCTAAATCTGTTCACGATAAATACATTGCAGCCAATATTGATGTATTTGATTTTGAATTAAATGATGAGCAGATGAGCAAATTAGATAGTTTACATGGGGTTAGCGGCTTAGCTACTGATCCAGATACGGCTAACTTTTAA
- a CDS encoding DEAD/DEAH box helicase gives MDIFTRFAPFIQDYIYEHGWKNLRSIQVGAAETIFNSQDNVLLAASTASGKTEAAFFPILTDLYENPPQSVGVLYISPLKALINDQYERLNELCQDVDIPVWRWHGEVTQTQKRKLLKLPSGILQITPESLESLMINKHMDIPNLFHDLRYIVIDELHSFLRSDRGGQTFCLIERLSKMAGVDPRRIGLSATIGDTKSAAEFLGAGSKRKTTVPKVEGSGQVWRLSMEHFYDNGPQADSNDFDPAQPVLDEKSDHAPNTADPSMAYIFEHTRGKKCLVFTNSREECEAVCQILRQYCEVKHEPDRFLIHHGNLSAAYRQTAEAKMKDEDSLMTTCATATLELGIDIGKLERAFQIDAPFTVSGFLQRMGRTGRRSNPSEMWFVMRESHPESRAMLPEIIPWSLLQGIALVQLYLEERWVEPPEPNRLPYSLLYHQTMSTLASNGEMTPAELASRVLTLHYFRNVSQDDYRVLLRHLIKEDHIQQTENGGLIVGLSGERIVNNFKFYAVFQENEEYSVKSESEELGTIVKPPPVGDKIAIAGRVWVVEDVDRKRHQVYCHPVKGRIPAYFGDVAGDIQPKILQRMNKILTEQKQYPYLMKHAIARLKEVRDTAKTSGMLESNLINLGGKMWCLFPWTGTYAFLALERLIKMKCAKRIGLRGFNSSRPYFMQFAMDVSKEEFLEILVEEANKDFDPLELVYPNEVPVFDKYDEYLPDELVRKEFAHSILDIEEMRKCVNQLQ, from the coding sequence ATGGATATTTTTACACGTTTTGCTCCCTTTATTCAAGATTATATTTATGAACATGGATGGAAAAATCTCCGTTCAATTCAAGTTGGAGCAGCAGAAACTATTTTTAATAGTCAAGATAATGTCTTGCTAGCTGCGTCGACTGCTTCTGGTAAAACTGAAGCAGCATTTTTTCCAATTTTAACTGATCTCTATGAAAATCCTCCTCAATCAGTAGGTGTATTGTATATTTCTCCACTAAAAGCACTAATTAATGATCAATATGAACGGTTAAATGAACTTTGTCAGGATGTTGATATTCCTGTATGGCGTTGGCATGGCGAAGTGACTCAGACACAAAAAAGAAAATTACTTAAACTTCCCTCTGGTATTTTACAAATCACACCGGAATCTTTAGAGTCATTGATGATTAATAAACATATGGATATTCCTAATTTGTTTCATGATCTGAGATATATTGTAATTGATGAATTGCATTCTTTTTTAAGATCTGACCGTGGAGGACAAACTTTTTGTTTAATCGAGAGATTATCTAAAATGGCCGGTGTTGATCCTCGTCGTATTGGACTTTCTGCAACAATTGGTGATACAAAATCTGCGGCTGAATTTTTAGGGGCTGGTTCTAAACGTAAAACTACTGTTCCTAAAGTAGAAGGAAGTGGACAAGTTTGGCGGCTATCAATGGAACACTTTTACGATAATGGCCCACAGGCTGATAGCAATGATTTTGATCCTGCTCAACCAGTTTTAGATGAGAAAAGTGATCACGCTCCAAACACAGCTGATCCATCAATGGCTTATATTTTTGAACATACACGCGGCAAAAAATGCTTAGTCTTTACTAATAGCCGGGAAGAATGTGAAGCAGTTTGTCAGATATTAAGACAATACTGTGAAGTAAAACATGAACCAGATCGTTTTTTAATTCATCATGGTAATCTATCTGCTGCTTATCGGCAAACTGCTGAAGCAAAAATGAAAGATGAAGATTCTTTGATGACTACTTGTGCTACCGCCACACTTGAATTAGGTATCGATATTGGAAAATTAGAGCGTGCTTTTCAGATTGATGCGCCATTTACTGTATCTGGCTTTTTACAAAGGATGGGGAGAACAGGACGTAGAAGCAATCCTTCGGAAATGTGGTTTGTAATGCGCGAATCACATCCTGAGTCCCGTGCGATGCTTCCTGAGATTATTCCATGGTCTTTATTACAAGGAATTGCTTTGGTTCAACTGTATCTAGAAGAAAGATGGGTAGAACCTCCTGAACCAAATCGCTTACCATATAGTTTGCTCTACCATCAGACCATGTCTACTTTAGCTTCGAATGGTGAAATGACGCCTGCAGAGCTAGCGTCGCGAGTATTGACACTGCATTATTTTCGGAATGTTAGTCAAGATGATTATCGAGTATTACTTAGACATCTAATTAAAGAAGATCATATTCAGCAAACTGAAAATGGTGGTTTAATTGTAGGTCTAAGTGGTGAACGCATAGTTAATAATTTTAAGTTTTATGCTGTTTTTCAAGAAAATGAAGAATATTCTGTTAAGTCAGAATCAGAAGAGCTGGGAACTATTGTTAAACCACCGCCGGTTGGGGATAAAATAGCGATAGCGGGTCGTGTTTGGGTAGTAGAGGATGTAGATCGTAAACGACATCAAGTCTATTGCCATCCTGTTAAAGGACGTATTCCGGCATATTTTGGGGATGTTGCAGGCGATATTCAGCCTAAGATTTTACAAAGAATGAATAAAATTTTAACCGAGCAAAAGCAATACCCCTATCTAATGAAGCATGCTATTGCGCGTCTTAAAGAAGTGCGTGATACTGCTAAAACTTCGGGTATGCTAGAAAGTAACTTAATTAACTTAGGTGGAAAAATGTGGTGTCTCTTTCCGTGGACAGGAACATATGCATTCTTAGCTTTAGAAAGATTAATCAAAATGAAGTGTGCTAAGCGAATTGGCTTGCGCGGCTTTAATTCTAGTCGTCCGTATTTTATGCAATTTGCAATGGATGTAAGTAAGGAAGAATTTTTAGAAATTTTAGTAGAAGAAGCTAATAAAGATTTTGACCCATTAGAGCTAGTGTATCCAAATGAAGTACCGGTATTTGATAAATATGATGAATATCTGCCCGATGAATTAGTGAGAAAAGAATTTGCTCATAGTATTTTAGATATTGAAGAAATGAGAAAATGCGTTAATCAATTGCAATAA
- a CDS encoding GNAT family N-acetyltransferase: protein MTLIYTRYATNDDLSNIMIIINEAKDFLKQSGSSQWQGTYPNEDTILTDIKNKNALVLMVDDQVAGYAASVVGIEPTYQKINGEWKNTNDDYATFHRLAISSKYRGMHLANFMFSDLISIMVNQGIKNFRIDTSRKNQIMQHLALKNNFIERGIIMVDEDPEDPSRLAYELNL, encoded by the coding sequence ATGACTTTAATTTACACACGCTATGCTACTAATGATGACTTATCAAATATCATGATTATTATTAATGAAGCAAAAGATTTTCTAAAGCAGAGTGGTAGTAGTCAATGGCAAGGAACCTATCCAAACGAAGATACAATTTTAACTGATATTAAGAATAAAAATGCTTTGGTCTTAATGGTAGATGATCAGGTAGCTGGCTATGCGGCAAGTGTTGTTGGGATAGAGCCAACTTATCAGAAAATAAATGGGGAGTGGAAAAATACTAACGATGATTATGCTACTTTTCATCGTTTAGCTATTAGCAGTAAGTATCGCGGGATGCACTTAGCTAATTTTATGTTTTCAGATTTGATTTCAATTATGGTAAATCAAGGAATTAAAAATTTTAGAATTGATACATCACGTAAAAATCAAATTATGCAACATTTAGCTTTAAAAAATAATTTTATTGAACGTGGGATTATTATGGTTGATGAAGATCCAGAGGATCCTAGTCGTTTAGCCTATGAATTAAATCTATAA
- a CDS encoding ATP-binding protein: MAINKNRKVPKRIAQTILNSLKGGVVPRIGLPYITVGRKAEVEALLHDVELIKDGGASFRFIVGRYGSGKSFLLQTIRNYVMDKNFVVVDADLSPERRLQGGKGQGLATYRELIQNLSTKTRPEGGALTLILDRWINSVQMQVRSDTGLNDDTPAFEDAVNKKIYAVISNLSELVHGFDFAKLLEMYYQAYIKDDEKTKAKVVKWFRGEYANKTQAKKELGVDIVISDDDWYEYLKLFASFFRQAGYAGLMIMIDELVNIYKIPNSISRQYNYEKILTMYNDALQGKSKYLGIIMGGTPQAIEDKRRGVYSYEALRSRLASGKFSEAGNRDMYAPVIKLEPLTLEEMLVLTEKLAEMHANLYGYEKTITEDDLQKFIKIEYSRVGASTNITPREIIRDFIELLDIVWQNPETDVEKLLNSDKFSYAESEAVSNEKSDDFAEFRI; the protein is encoded by the coding sequence ATGGCTATTAATAAAAATAGAAAAGTGCCTAAAAGAATAGCTCAAACTATTTTAAATTCTTTAAAAGGTGGGGTAGTACCTAGAATCGGATTACCATACATTACTGTTGGGAGAAAAGCCGAAGTTGAAGCTTTGTTACATGATGTAGAGCTAATCAAAGACGGAGGAGCTTCTTTTAGATTTATAGTAGGTCGGTATGGCTCGGGAAAGAGTTTCTTACTTCAAACTATTAGAAATTATGTAATGGATAAAAATTTTGTTGTGGTTGATGCTGATTTATCGCCGGAAAGACGGCTACAGGGTGGAAAAGGGCAAGGATTAGCAACTTATCGAGAACTAATTCAAAACCTTTCCACCAAAACTAGACCTGAAGGTGGAGCACTAACCTTAATTTTGGATCGCTGGATTAATTCGGTTCAAATGCAAGTTAGATCAGATACAGGATTAAATGATGATACTCCTGCCTTTGAAGACGCAGTCAATAAGAAAATTTATGCAGTAATTTCTAATCTTTCTGAATTAGTGCACGGGTTTGACTTTGCAAAGTTACTTGAAATGTATTATCAAGCCTATATCAAGGATGATGAGAAAACAAAAGCAAAAGTTGTTAAGTGGTTTAGAGGTGAATATGCCAATAAAACACAGGCTAAGAAAGAATTAGGAGTCGATATTGTAATATCTGATGATGATTGGTATGAGTACTTGAAATTATTTGCATCGTTTTTTAGACAAGCTGGATATGCGGGCTTGATGATTATGATTGATGAATTGGTCAATATTTATAAGATTCCAAATAGTATTAGCCGCCAATATAACTATGAAAAGATATTAACAATGTACAATGATGCCTTACAAGGAAAGTCGAAGTATCTTGGAATTATTATGGGTGGAACTCCGCAGGCAATTGAAGATAAGAGACGCGGAGTATATTCATATGAAGCATTGCGCTCACGTCTTGCTAGTGGAAAATTTTCTGAAGCCGGCAATCGAGATATGTATGCACCTGTTATTAAGCTTGAACCTCTTACCCTAGAAGAAATGCTTGTTTTAACTGAAAAACTTGCAGAGATGCATGCTAATCTGTATGGATATGAAAAAACAATTACAGAGGATGATTTACAAAAGTTCATAAAAATTGAATATTCACGTGTGGGAGCATCAACAAATATTACGCCACGTGAGATTATTCGTGATTTTATTGAATTATTAGACATTGTTTGGCAAAATCCAGAGACTGATGTTGAAAAACTACTTAATTCGGATAAGTTTTCTTATGCCGAATCAGAGGCAGTTTCTAATGAAAAGTCTGATGATTTTGCTGAGTTTAGAATTTAA
- a CDS encoding FAD-dependent oxidoreductase, with product METIKNIIIGFGKGGKTLAKFLAQKGEEVLVIEKSNKMYGGTCINIACLPSKRLIIEAANGVSYVDAVNGKNEMTAQLREKNYHMLADEKTVTVLDGEAHFIADHEIEVKLSNGKKVQYKGDRIFINTGAVPVMLPIPGLKESKYILDSTQAMDEKKRPKNLTIIGAGYIGLEFASMFAKYGSKVTVLDHNKEFLAREDEDISNAVRKDMEDAGIKFELGADIEKITDETSDAKITYQINGKRKMINADRILVATGRKPNTENLGLENTAIETTDRGAIKVDDFLRTTVENVWAIGDVKGGLQFTYISLDDFRIIKDQLFGTGARMVSDRKVVPYSVFISPALSQVGLNEKQANRLGKEYKLFKLPVTAIPKAKVAKDYRGLFKALVDPETEKILGATLYGIESYELISMISLAMKAHLSYTVLRDQIYTHPTMSEAFNDLFK from the coding sequence ATGGAGACAATTAAAAACATAATTATCGGCTTTGGAAAAGGTGGGAAAACCTTAGCTAAGTTTCTAGCACAAAAGGGAGAAGAAGTATTAGTAATTGAAAAATCTAATAAGATGTATGGAGGTACTTGTATTAACATTGCCTGCCTACCTTCAAAAAGATTAATTATTGAAGCAGCTAACGGCGTTTCTTATGTGGATGCGGTAAACGGTAAAAATGAAATGACTGCACAATTGCGGGAGAAAAACTATCATATGCTTGCAGACGAAAAGACTGTAACTGTATTAGATGGAGAAGCGCATTTTATTGCTGATCATGAAATTGAAGTAAAACTTTCTAATGGTAAAAAGGTTCAGTATAAAGGAGACCGTATTTTCATTAATACTGGTGCAGTTCCAGTGATGTTACCAATCCCGGGCTTAAAAGAAAGCAAGTATATCCTTGATTCAACTCAAGCCATGGATGAAAAGAAGAGGCCAAAGAATTTAACAATTATTGGAGCGGGATATATTGGCTTGGAATTTGCTAGCATGTTTGCAAAATATGGTAGTAAAGTTACAGTGCTTGATCATAATAAGGAATTTTTAGCTCGTGAAGATGAGGATATTAGTAATGCAGTAAGAAAAGATATGGAAGATGCTGGTATTAAGTTTGAACTTGGTGCTGATATTGAAAAAATTACTGATGAAACAAGTGATGCAAAAATTACCTATCAAATAAATGGAAAAAGAAAGATGATTAATGCAGACCGAATTTTGGTAGCAACTGGTCGTAAACCAAATACTGAAAACTTAGGTTTAGAAAATACCGCGATTGAAACAACTGATCGTGGCGCTATAAAAGTAGATGATTTTCTAAGAACTACTGTGGAGAATGTGTGGGCAATCGGAGATGTTAAAGGTGGTCTTCAATTTACCTATATTTCTTTAGATGATTTTAGAATTATTAAAGATCAACTGTTTGGTACGGGTGCTCGCATGGTTAGTGACCGAAAGGTAGTTCCTTATAGTGTATTTATTTCACCCGCCTTGTCTCAAGTTGGTTTAAATGAGAAGCAAGCAAATAGATTAGGAAAAGAATACAAGTTATTTAAGTTGCCCGTTACAGCAATTCCTAAAGCAAAGGTTGCAAAAGATTATAGAGGTTTATTTAAGGCACTCGTTGACCCAGAAACTGAAAAAATTCTAGGGGCTACACTTTATGGAATTGAGTCATATGAATTGATTAGTATGATTTCTTTAGCGATGAAGGCCCATTTATCCTATACGGTTTTAAGAGATCAGATTTATACTCATCCGACAATGTCTGAAGCTTTTAATGACTTATTTAAATAA